CCCTGCGCGAATGCCTCGTACTGTGCGACGGATGCCTCGTTGGTGAGGATGCCGTCGTCGAACATGCCGCGGAACGTCTCGACGGTGTCGATCGCGGCATCGGAGCCGAACCCGATCGTGGAACGGTCCTCGCTGAGGACCTCGGCGCCGTTGGAGGCGAAGAGGCCCTGCATGCACCAACTGCCGCCGGCCACGAGGCACGTCACGCTCAACGAAGGGGCACCCGATGAGGCCGTGATCTGCGCGGCGGCAGCGGCGACGGCATCCCATGTCGACAGGTCGACGGTCGCCGGATCGAGGCCGGCCGCCTCGAACTGCGCCTCATTGATCCACAGCACCGGCGTGGAGAAGACGTAGGGCAGGCCGTAGGTCGCGCCGTCCCAGTCGGCGAGCACCTGGGCGCGCTCGTGATACGGGTGCTCACCGCCGAACTGCTCCTCGAGCCCCTCATCGCCCACGAGCGCGCTGAGGTTCTGCGCGCCGAGGGTCGTCGCGGCGAAGTCGAGCTCGTTGAAGGCGAGCTGCGCGATGTCCGGCGGATCGCCCGCGAGCAGCTGCTGCTGGACGCTGGCCGCCGTACCTGTGCTGGAGTCGCTGAGCTCGAAGTCGCTGGGCTGACCGACGACCGTGATGTTCGGATGCTCTGCCATGAACTCGTCCAGGAGCGTGTTGATCGTGTCCGACCAGATGCCCGCGTTCGAGAGGAGGTACGACTCGAAGACGATCTCGACCTTCTCGTCAGCGGGAAGCTCGGTGAGGGCTCCGGCGGCGTCGGCGTTCGTGGCGCCAGCGCTCGCGCAACCACTGAGGGCGATGCCGAGCAGGGCGAGCGAGGCAAGGCCTGCCCGGCGGGTGCGGGTATTCATTTCGTGGGATCTCCTGATCGAGGTGGGTGAAGGGAAGGAGGTCAGTGGGTGAGGACGGGCTCGGCGACGGGGTCTGCGACGGATGCGGTGGCATCGTCAGGAACCCAGTCCATGCGACGACCGGATGAACGCTCGAAGACGTGGACGTGCTCGGCTGCGGCGTGCAGAGTCACCTGGTCGCCTACCGCGACCTCCACGTCACGGGACGTGCGCATGTGCACTCTGGAGCCGCCGACCACGCAGGTGACGATCTGCTCGCCGCCCAGGTTCTCCACGATGTCCACAGCGCCGACGAGCAGCACTCCGGTTCGGCTGGTGGCCGAGTCCGCGATGTGCAGCTGTTCTGGGCGGATGCCGAGCACGACGTCGAGATCCGGTGTCATCCCCGGCCACAGATCTCCGGCGAGCCCATCGCCGGACACTGAGACGGTGCTTCCGAGAGCCACGATCTGCGCTTCGAGGAGATTCATGGCAGGACTGCCCAGGAATCCGGCGACGAACACCGATTCCGGACGGTCGTACACCTCTTCCGGTGTGCCGAACTGCTCGATGGCGCCGGCGTTCAGCACCACGATCTTGGTGGCCATCGTCATGGCCTCGACCTGGTCGTGGGTGACGTAGACGAACGTCGCACCCAGCTTGCGGTGCAGTGCGGTGAGTTCGTGGCGCGTCTGCGTACGCAGCTTCGCGTCCAGGTTCGACAGCGGCTCATCCATGAGGAACGCCTTCGGGTCCCGCACGAGCGCACGGCCGACGGCGACGCGCTGACGCTGGCCGCCGGAGAGCTCCTTGGGCTTGCGATCGAGCAGGTGACCGATCTCGAGTGAATCGGCGACGTCCTGCACACGTCGTTCGATTTCCGCCTTGCCAAGCTTCTGCACCCGTAGAGGGAAGCCGAGGTTCTTGCGCACGCTGAGATGCGGGTAGAGCGCGTAACTCTGGAAGACCATCGCGAGGTCGCGCTTCTTCGAGGGGAGTTCCGTGATGTCATCGCCGTCGAGCCGGATGCGGCCCGTCGTCGGCTCGAGAAGACCCGCGATCATGCGCAGCAGAGTCGTCTTGCCGCAACCTGATGGGCCGAGCAGGACGACGAAGTCGCCGTCGTCGATGGTCAGATCGATGTCACGGACGGCCGCAGTGCTCTTGAAGCTGCGGCCGATGCCGGAGAGCTGAATGGTGCCCATGAGTCGCCTCCCGCAAGCGGCTTACCTCATGAGCGCTTCTCATGAAATTCGCTTGCGTGGCAATTCAAAGCGCCGGAAGTGAACTCCAGGCGAACGCCGGTTCAACGTTCTGTCAACTCGTTGCGAACAGTGGACTCAGCATCCGCCGGATCGGCATCGGGCGACTCGCCCTCCCTATCCCCCGACTCGGCAATGATGTCGAGAACCTCGTCGCGGATCGCCGCTCTGGCATGTTCGGCAGTCTCATTCATCCGCTCAGCCACCGCAACCTACAATGCGGTCAGGAGCAGGATCTGCACCAGTCCACTGCCGAGCGTCCCCTGATCCCACGCCTGGAAGCGCGCTCCAGCGGTCAGGAGCAGCTCGGCATGCTCGGACAACGGCGAGCGTGCAAAACCGGTCACCCCGACCACTGTTGCCCCTGCGCCAGCGGCAGCCGCAGCGGACGCGAGCGTGATGGCGTTCGCGCCGCTCGCACTGACCACAAGGCACACATCCCCCGGCGAGAGGACGCTCGCAGTGAGCTGTTGCACGACACCGTCGGCCGGCGCCTCGCAGGAGCGGCCGTTCATCACGAAGCTGACCGCCACCGCTTGCGCCGAAGCATGCGAAGCACCCGTTCCGACGACGAGGACACGCGGCGCCTGGGCGATGGCGTCAGCGGCGGCATCGAACACGTCGGCGTCGACCGATGCGAGCGACGTCTGGATCAGTGCCGCTGCGCCGTCCGCGAGCGATTGCAGCCACCCCTTCGTGCCTTCTGTCCTCGCCCCGCCGCCGTGCGCCGCCGCACCGAGATCACGCACGAGCAGCAGCCGAAGGTGCTGGAATCCGCGGAACCCGAGAGCCTGGCTCATCCGGCTGACTGTTGCGGCAGAAGTCCCGGCCGCCTCTGCGAGGTCCGCGCCCGACATCTCGACGACCTTCTCCGGCTGCTCCGCACAGATGAGCGCCACGCGCTGCGCGGAGGGGTTGAGCGAGGGCAGGACGGAGAGGATGTGGTCGATCGTGCCGCCGAGTGGCGGTTCAGTGCGCGCATTCATGTGTTTCGGTCTATCACGTGTCGGTTCCCACGTCGCGACGACGAGGTGAACGAAGTCGCCGCGACGCGGGAAGGTGATGGAGTGATGGCGGTCACGCGGGGAGCGTCACGCCCATCGCATCGAGGGCGATGCGTGCCTGCTCGACCTCCAGGAACTCCGGCTCGACGATGTCGATCGGAGCGCGGAACACAGGCAGCACTCGGTCGTCGAGCTGATACTCGACGACGCCCAGCTGGGTCAGGCCGGGACCGATGACATCCGCAGACACCGCGGTGCGATGCACGAAAGCGGTCGATGGGGCCGAGACCACCACTGCGCCCTCACGCTCGGAGAGCGCGTAGCGGTGCAGATGGCCGCTGCCGAAGGCGCGCACGTCGAGCTGCGCGAGCACGGCCTCGAATCTCGGAAGGGACTGCGGCCCGATCGTCAGATGCGTGTTCTGATACTCGGGTGCGTACGCCCACACCGGCTTGTGGGTGAAGAGCACGACCGGCCGAGGACCGGCCTGTGCCGGCAGCGTCTCGATCCAGGCCCACTGCTCGTCCTCCTCGGGAAGACCGGAATCGAACAACTCGCTGAACGCGGAGTCGGCTCGCAGCAACGGTCGAACACCGGTCGCGGCGCTGGTGCGGCGCAGGACGGCGAGGGCGTCGCCGACGATCCGGGCGGCGCCCTTCGGAGACCCGGTCTTGCCCTGCCGCAACCGCTGAGCGAGGATCACCGGCGCCGACGTCGACGTCGATGCGGTGGCCAGTAGCGCGTTCAGCCCGCGGACGCCGGAGTATCCGAACCCGGCGCCCTGCTTCTGATACCCGTGGACCTCGATGATGGTGTCATCCAGATCCACCATCACCGGCTCACCCGGCTGGGCCTGCAGCAGCGGCGCCCGTGAGGTGAGGTTCGCAAACAGCCGGGATGCGACGGCGTCCAGTTGCCGGACGTGCCCGAAACGGAACTCGCGCAGGAACGATCCCAGCGTCGACGGCGCGTATGTCCGGTCGAACAGCCGCCCCATGCCGCCGTGGCGGAGCAGGTTCATGTCGTCGATCGAGTCCGCCCCGGCGAGCATCCCCGCCACCAGCGCCATCACCTTCGCGCCGGCGTTCGCGCCCTTGTCCGTCGGGACGCTCAACCGGGACCGTGTCAGCTCGTCGAGCCCCACGGAGCGCGCGAGCCGGAGCATCGGGACCAGACCCGCAGTCGACACGAGATTCGGATCATCGAACACTGCCGACACCGCGGCAGGAGCGTGCTTGAATTGCATCTACGAGATGCCTCTCGGGCAGGGTGAATAGGACCTTAGACAAGCTCTATTCTTCCCGGTCAGAGAGGCATTTCTGCGTCATAACGCCCACTCAGCACCCAGCCCAATCGGTGGATCGAGGCTTAGGGCATGAGGATGCGTTATCTGACGATTTGCCGACTCCTGAGAGATCGACGTGAAATCTGACAACTCAAGTGAGACAAACGCGACGTGAGCGCAACGCGTCGTCTTTGGAATCGCAAGGCAATCGCATTTCGCTTCCTGACAAGTCTCGTTAGATCGGACACGAGAATCGCCAGGTCGACGCCAACCCGACGCAAACCCCGCATCTGATGGGCGCGTACAGGGTTGCGGGCAGGCAGATCTACTCCTTCTTGGAACGGCGTTTCTGCCAGAGCTCAGCCATCTTTTCGCCCTGTCGACGGGCGGCCTGCGGGTCGACGCCGCGAGCTCCGGCCGGCGCTGGGGGGAAGGATTCACCGTTGTTGAAGGTGCGCTCGAGGCGCTCGGCTTCCGCCTCAAGGATCTCGGATGCGAGGGCCGAAACGGATGCGGCAGCATCGGTATGAGTGCGGCTTCCGGCCCAGGCAGCTACGAATCGCTCGTGGACGGCGACCGGAAGGTAGTAGGTGTGACTCTCTCCGTCGACGCCGCGGGCGCGCGGGCCGAGAGTTGCGGTCGCGGCCGGGAACGGACGGCCGGCATTGCACGCCAGTTCGCGGCGACTGCTCTCTGCCTCGAAGACAGAAGCCACCAGCGCGCTGAGTGTCGGCTGCTCTTGAGTCGCCCACCATGCAGATTTCAGGCGCGCGTGTAACCCCTTCGGCAGGTAGTAGGTCTTGCCAGCTTTGGGAACGTTATGAGGCGAGCCAACGGCGCACATCCGCGCACGGCCTCCTTGTGGGCGAGTCTGGAAATTTCGGAGCTGACGATCGGGTTTCGTCTTTTTCCGAAGGGGTCGATCCAGGATACCTAGATCACTGTCAATCCCCCAGATTCCGCGGGTCGGCGAGGATAATTCCAGACTCTCGAACGGCTAAGAGGGCGGGAAATTCAAGGGTGTATCGGGCTGCCGGATCTCGACGTGGAGGTGGTTACATCCGTCCGCGAACTGGATGAAATTAGAGAGCATCAGACTCACACCGTGATCGGCGCGGCAGTCGGATTGTCCGACTCCGGCGAGGCCTGCAGGCATGTACGGATCGAGTAGCTGGGTGAGCTTGAGCGAGTTCGCATCCCATCCAGTGGTGACGTTGCCGTCGATGACGCTGAAGTCCACGGCCTGCCCTTTCCAGTGGTACGAGCGGGTGCCAGCGCCGGGTGTCTCGCTCGTGCAGCGACGGTTGAGTGAACTGATTTTGAGGGTCTCGAAGTGTTGCAGCGCGAACACGATGATCTGCAGCAC
This sequence is a window from Corynebacterium doosanense CAU 212 = DSM 45436. Protein-coding genes within it:
- a CDS encoding extracellular solute-binding protein, yielding MNTRTRRAGLASLALLGIALSGCASAGATNADAAGALTELPADEKVEIVFESYLLSNAGIWSDTINTLLDEFMAEHPNITVVGQPSDFELSDSSTGTAASVQQQLLAGDPPDIAQLAFNELDFAATTLGAQNLSALVGDEGLEEQFGGEHPYHERAQVLADWDGATYGLPYVFSTPVLWINEAQFEAAGLDPATVDLSTWDAVAAAAAQITASSGAPSLSVTCLVAGGSWCMQGLFASNGAEVLSEDRSTIGFGSDAAIDTVETFRGMFDDGILTNEASVAQYEAFAQGKTAIHVNTSGLQGAFLQGSQAGGWALSARTLPSFGDQAVVPTNSGSFLALFATDPAKQAASWELMQWMTSDRAYELISTEIGYLPLRNSLTEEGGSLYDWVEQNPLVKPNLEQLDALEPWTSYPGDSYAQVDQVLATAIEESIYYGGDAETAMTEAAERAQGLIE
- a CDS encoding ABC transporter ATP-binding protein, yielding MGTIQLSGIGRSFKSTAAVRDIDLTIDDGDFVVLLGPSGCGKTTLLRMIAGLLEPTTGRIRLDGDDITELPSKKRDLAMVFQSYALYPHLSVRKNLGFPLRVQKLGKAEIERRVQDVADSLEIGHLLDRKPKELSGGQRQRVAVGRALVRDPKAFLMDEPLSNLDAKLRTQTRHELTALHRKLGATFVYVTHDQVEAMTMATKIVVLNAGAIEQFGTPEEVYDRPESVFVAGFLGSPAMNLLEAQIVALGSTVSVSGDGLAGDLWPGMTPDLDVVLGIRPEQLHIADSATSRTGVLLVGAVDIVENLGGEQIVTCVVGGSRVHMRTSRDVEVAVGDQVTLHAAAEHVHVFERSSGRRMDWVPDDATASVADPVAEPVLTH
- a CDS encoding MurR/RpiR family transcriptional regulator, producing MNARTEPPLGGTIDHILSVLPSLNPSAQRVALICAEQPEKVVEMSGADLAEAAGTSAATVSRMSQALGFRGFQHLRLLLVRDLGAAAHGGGARTEGTKGWLQSLADGAAALIQTSLASVDADVFDAAADAIAQAPRVLVVGTGASHASAQAVAVSFVMNGRSCEAPADGVVQQLTASVLSPGDVCLVVSASGANAITLASAAAAAGAGATVVGVTGFARSPLSEHAELLLTAGARFQAWDQGTLGSGLVQILLLTAL